Within the Flavobacterium sp. 9R genome, the region TTCCATTCAACTTCAGAATCTTTCAGTCCGTTCTTAGCTTTTTGGGTCAAAAACTGGTACACAGCACACATATCACTTCCTTTAACAGAAACTTTATCCATCATCGGAAAAGTTACACCATAATTTTGCTGACAGAAGGTAGCAATTTCTTCTTTAGTGCCTGGCTCTTGAGAAGCAAAATTATTCGCTGGAAAACCTACAATTACAAATCCCTTACTGCTGTATTCTTTATATAATGCTTCTAAATCTTTGTATTGAGGTGTCAAGCCACATTTGGAAGCGGTGTTGACAATCATAATTTTTTTCCCTTTCAAAGTAGCGAAATCAAAGGTATCTCCAGATAAATCCGTTACTTTAAATTGATAGATTGTTTCTTTGGCAAGATTGGTAGTCATAACTGTAGAATTAACTTTTGAGGTTTGTGCTTGATTTTGACAACTAAAAAATAGTAATGCTACGCTTACTATTGAAACTAATTTTTTCATATGGTAATTTTTTGATAAAAATAACCATTTAATTGTCTATTTAAAACAAAAAAATGTTAAACAGAAGTTAATTAAAAACCTATCTCTTCATTTTTACTCTTTATCATTAAAAAATATTCTGAGTAGCGAATAAATCTTGGCTTTACAACAGTAAAAAAAGACAAAACAGAATTACAAAACAATTCAACAAATCATAATATTCTCGAGCTTGTCAATATATTCTACTTTATATAATTTGAAATGTATATGTTTGTAGTTACTAAAAAAATAGCGTATGACCCAAGATGAGTTGTTGGTTTTAATTCACAAAAAAGACGAAAAAGCATTTACCTATCTTTACGATATGTATTCAAAAAGTCTATTTTCTGTTATCAACGTATTGGTAAAAAACAGAGAAGAGGCCGAAGATGTCTTACAAGAAGTATTTGTCAAGATTTGGAAAAATATAGACTCGTATAACGAAAGCAAAGGCCGTTTCTATACGTGGATTCTCAATATTGCTAGAAATACTTCTATTGATAAGTTACGCTCTAAAAACTTTAATGACAGTCAAAAAAACCTATCTTCTGATAATTTCGTACATCTATTAGATGACAGTAATAAACTCACAAACAAAATTGACGCTATTGGAATTCAGGAGTTTGTAAAAAAGCTAAAACCAAAGTGTATTCAAATAATAGACTTGCTCTTTTTTAAAGGATACACCCAGCAAGAAGCTTCGGAAGAGCTGAACATACCACTAGGTACTGTAAAGACCAACAATAGAAATTGCATCAATGATTTAAGACTTTATTTGAAACTATAATGGAAACAAAAGAATATATAGCATCAGGTATTTTGGAACTTTATGTGTATGGTTTGCTCAGTGAAGCCGAAAACCTAGAAGTTGCCGAAAAAGCAAAGCAATATCCTGAAATTGAACAAGAAATTATAGCTATCGAAAAAAGTATTGTGGCGCTTTCTTCTAGTTTTTCTCCTTTTCATTCTGTTGCGAATTACGAGAAAATTAAAAACCAATTGGCACTCAAGCACGGCAAAGTGATTGAAATGCAGCCTCAGAAAAAATGGACACCTTATTTGGGTTGGGCTGCCGCAGCAGTACTATTTGTGGGTATAGGATTTCAGTATTTTAAATTGAATGAAACCCAAAAAACGATTGTTGTTGTTGCTAATGAAAAGAAAAAAATTGAACAAGAATTCTCTGTTTTAGATAAAAAAAACAAAGTCATCAAAAATAGTTTAGCCATTGTTAGAGATGTAAAAAACACCCTAGTTGCCTTGAGTGGACAAACAGTTTCGCCAACATCTTACGCCAAAGTATATTGGAATAAACAAACCCAAACCACTTATGTAGATGCTTCGGGTTTGCCTAAACCCCCAAAAGGTATGGTTTACCAAGTTTGGGCTATTAAATTAAGTCCAACACTTACTCCAAAAAGCATTGGTTTGTTAGGTGATTTTGAAAATAACGAACAAAAATTATTCGAAGTTGACAATACCGATTATGCAGAAGCATTTGGAATTACCCTTGAACCAGAAGGTGGAAGCTTGACTCCAACTATGGAGCAATTGTACACCTTAGGAAAGGTATAAAACCAACTTGTTGAACAAGAAAATTCAATAGCAAATAGGAACTATTAAAGCAACTATTCTATTATTGAGTCACTTTGCAAGGCCAATATTGGAATTTCAGAATAATCTGAAAATTTTCGAGTGAGACTTGGACTAAACAATTCGACAAAGAAGTTGCGTTTGTAGGTCACCATAGCCAAAACATCAATGCTTTTTTGGGACACAAAATCTATGATGGTGCCTTGTACATCATCTAGCGGAAGAATCGTAAACTGTACAGGTTCGTTGGCGAAATGAGTTTCCCATTCTTTGATGGTTTCTGGTTTCACATCAGATTGATTGGTTTTTACGTACAAGCATTTTACTTGTGCTTTAGTTTTTTTGGCAATGCTACAAACTAATTCTAAGGCTTTTTTATCTTTCTCTCTAAACTTGGTGGTAAAACCAATGTTTTTTATTTTGTGATACGCTGCCGTAATGGGTACGCTCAGCACTGGAACAGAAACTGCTGATAACACTGACCCCGTATTGGTGCCCACAAAGAAGGTTTCCCAACCCGTAGCCCCAGCTGTTCCCATAACCACAAAATTGATATTTTCCTCTTTTATCGCATTTTGAATGGTGGTAACCAAATCGCCATCCATCAAACGATGGGTGATTTTGACATTCTCCAAACCTTCTTTTTCAGCTATGGCCCTCAGCTTAGGTATTTCGTCTTTGAAGGCATCAAATTCTGCCAATTGCAATGATTCGTAAATCATATAATAGTTGTCTGGTGTGAACTGACTGTCTACTATTGGGAGCTGAAAAGTATGTAATAATACTAATTCTCCATCGACTACATCAGCCAAATGCAGGGCATGAACAAATGCATTCGTAGCCACTTCTGAGAAATCTGTTGGAAATAATATCTTTTTCATAGTAAATACAGTTTTAGAAATTACCTTTTAAATGTTGTTTAAATTTAAGAAATGTTTAGCCGAAGTCTACTGATATTTGTCAGTTTACCATATATTTAACTATAAGATAATACTTCACTAACAAGTAAAGTGGCTTGTCAGTGGAAATTGCAAAGCCAATAGTTTTGCTTACTTTTGCATACAAATTGACACCTCCTATGATTCCAAACGATTCTATAGTTGCTTTAGCTACACCTTCTGGTGCTGGAGCCATTGCCATCATTCGTATTTCTGGTCAAGATGCCATTCAAATTGGCAATTCTGTTTTTCGTTCCATCAAAAACAAAGACTTGACTACCCAAAAAACACATACGCTGCATTTGGGACATATTATGGATGGAGAGAAGACTTTAGACCAAGTATTGGTTTCGATTTTTAAAGGTCCAAATTCTTACACGGGAGAAAATACGATTGAAATTTCGTGTCACGGTTCTACGTATATTCAGCAGCAAATTATTCAGTTGTTATTGCGTAAAGGTTGCAGAATGGCTGATGCCGGAGAATTTACCCTTAGAGCCTTTTTGAATGGAAAATTAGATTTATCCCAAGCCGAGGCCGTTGCCGATTTGATTTCGTCAGATAACGAAGCAAGCCACCAAATTGCAATGCAGCAAATGCGTGGAGGTTTCTCAAACGAAATTGCCAAACTACGTGAAGAATTATTAAATTTTGCTTCCCTCATCGAACTCGAATTGGATTTTGCAGAAGAAGATGTAGAATTCGCCGACAGAACTCAATTTCACGAATTGGTCAACCGAATCGAATTTGTGTTGAAACGTTTGATTGATTCTTTTGCAGTTGGAAATGTAATCAAAAATGGAATTCCAGTGGCCATTGTAGGCGAACCGAATGTTGGAAAATCGACTTTATTGAATGCTTTACTAAACGAAGAACGCGCAATCGTTTCTGAAATTGCAGGGACTACTCGTGACACTATCGAAGACGAATTGGTGATTGGCGGTATCGGCTTTCGATTTATTGACACAGCCGGAATTCGCGAGACCAAAGATTATGTAGAAAGCATTGGCATTCAAAAGACTTTTGAAAAAATTGAGCAAGCGCAAGTTGTGATTTATATAAGCCCCCTAACCCCCAAAGGAGGAACTTTAGATAACGTGAAATTGGAACTTGAAAAAATAAAAAATCAGTATCCGTTAAAACCTTTGGTAGTAATCATGAATAAAAAAGATTTACTATCCGAAACTGAAATTCAAAACATTCAAAATCAAATTCCAAATATCCTTTTAATTTCCGCCAAAAACAAAGAAGGCATCGAGGATTTAAAAAATCAATTACTTTCGTTCGTCAATACTGGCGCTCTCAGAAATAACGAAACAATAGTCACCAATACAAGACATTATGATTCGTTACTTAAAGCCTTAGAAGAAATACAGAAAGTGAAATTTGGGCTAGAAACCAATCTATCAAGTGACTTAATGGCCTTGGATATTCGTGAAGCTTTGTACCAATTCGGATTGATTACAGGTCAAGTCACGAATGACGAATTGTTGGGAAATATATTTGCAAATTTCTGTATCGGCAAATAAATGACCCCACAAGATATAATCGGAACCTACTCCATTTCAGGAAGCAATCAGGAAGCGAACAATGCTATTACATATCAAGGTGTTTTAACGCTAACACTTGATGAGTATGACCGCGTACAAGCCCATTGGTTGATTAACGATGAACAAGTACAAACGGGTTCTGGATTTTTCAAAAACAATATTTTAGTCATTAATTTCAAGTACAAGGGCGATGACAAAATCACCTACAAAGGAGTTGCTGTCTATCAATGCATTACCAAAGATGTTTTGGACGGTTTTTGGTCTGAAAAACACGGTGACCCACGCTATTTGGGAACAGAATATGCTTTACGAATCAAAAGTTCCGAATTTCTTAACTAAATCTTAGCGTTTGTAACTATTGGAATCTTGCCAAAACTTGATGCAATACCTTACTTTTGCCTTCCAAATTATTTTAACCCATGAAAAAACAAATTACACTCCTAGTATTAGCCGCTTTATTCATCACGCAATCGAGCTTTGCTTGGGGCAAAAAAGGACATGCCTTAGTGGCCGAAATTGCCTTTACCTATTTAGACCCTTCCGTACAAGCCATAGTGACAAAATACCTTAACGGGCGCTCTATTCAGGATGCCGCCAATTGGATGGATGAACTTCGCGACGACCACTCCTACGACTATCTAAAACCCTATCATTACGTAAATTTTGATAAAGGCGCAAAAGTAGTGAACCACGAAGGAGACAATATCATTTTCCGATTAACACAAACCATACAGGAACTAAAAAACTACAAAAACCTCTCCGACGAAGACGTAAAAATGAAAATCTGCATTATTTTTCACTTAGTTGGCGATTTGCACCAACCGCTACATGTTGGTTTTGGCACTGACAAAGGCGGAAATACCCAACAAATAAACTACAACGGAAAAGGCACCAACCTGCATTCTTTTTTTGATAGCGGCATCATCAACGCCAGAAACATTTCGCTAAGCGATTGCTTGGCACTCAATACTTATTCTAAACACCAAATCAAACGCTTGGGCAAAATCAATACCGTAAAATGGGCCAAAGAATCCCGAAGCTACTTACCTACTATTTACGATTACAAAAGCAATGTCATTCCAGAAACCTATGTAGACACCCAAGCCCCAATCATCAAAAAACAATTGTTATATGCTGGGCTTAGACTAGCCGCAGTACTTAACTCTATTTTTGGTTAATTCACTTTCGTTTTCATAAAATAAGCTTGCTATTTTTTAGGAGCAGCTCGTTTTTTTTGCGCACCACACGAGTCGTCCCGCTGTACGCTATATCTTGCTGTGCGAACCCCGCACAGCAAGGATGCTGCTCCCATCGGGGCTAGACTAGAAAGTTTGGTTTTCATAAGCCATCTTTTTACAACACAACTATTTAGTAAAACACGATTAAAGTCCTATGATACATATTACAGCTGACAGGTTTTAAAAACCTGTCAGCTGTAATATGTATTACTAAATAATTGCCGCATCAATTCTAAAGCTATTTATAACTTTTGAAAAATAAATCATTCTAAAATATTCAGAGGAAAAGTCATAAAAGTTTAATTATGCTACCGTATTCAAGAATTGTATAAAAAAAAGAAATCATAAAACTTTGAAAAGCAAATCTTGGTAGGGGTACATTACTACATTAAAAA harbors:
- a CDS encoding glutathione peroxidase codes for the protein MKKLVSIVSVALLFFSCQNQAQTSKVNSTVMTTNLAKETIYQFKVTDLSGDTFDFATLKGKKIMIVNTASKCGLTPQYKDLEALYKEYSSKGFVIVGFPANNFASQEPGTKEEIATFCQQNYGVTFPMMDKVSVKGSDMCAVYQFLTQKAKNGLKDSEVEWNFQKYLLNEKGELVDVISPRTLPTDPKIVNWIKS
- a CDS encoding RNA polymerase sigma factor, with the translated sequence MTQDELLVLIHKKDEKAFTYLYDMYSKSLFSVINVLVKNREEAEDVLQEVFVKIWKNIDSYNESKGRFYTWILNIARNTSIDKLRSKNFNDSQKNLSSDNFVHLLDDSNKLTNKIDAIGIQEFVKKLKPKCIQIIDLLFFKGYTQQEASEELNIPLGTVKTNNRNCINDLRLYLKL
- a CDS encoding anti-sigma factor domain-containing protein, which gives rise to METKEYIASGILELYVYGLLSEAENLEVAEKAKQYPEIEQEIIAIEKSIVALSSSFSPFHSVANYEKIKNQLALKHGKVIEMQPQKKWTPYLGWAAAAVLFVGIGFQYFKLNETQKTIVVVANEKKKIEQEFSVLDKKNKVIKNSLAIVRDVKNTLVALSGQTVSPTSYAKVYWNKQTQTTYVDASGLPKPPKGMVYQVWAIKLSPTLTPKSIGLLGDFENNEQKLFEVDNTDYAEAFGITLEPEGGSLTPTMEQLYTLGKV
- a CDS encoding universal stress protein — protein: MKKILFPTDFSEVATNAFVHALHLADVVDGELVLLHTFQLPIVDSQFTPDNYYMIYESLQLAEFDAFKDEIPKLRAIAEKEGLENVKITHRLMDGDLVTTIQNAIKEENINFVVMGTAGATGWETFFVGTNTGSVLSAVSVPVLSVPITAAYHKIKNIGFTTKFREKDKKALELVCSIAKKTKAQVKCLYVKTNQSDVKPETIKEWETHFANEPVQFTILPLDDVQGTIIDFVSQKSIDVLAMVTYKRNFFVELFSPSLTRKFSDYSEIPILALQSDSIIE
- the mnmE gene encoding tRNA uridine-5-carboxymethylaminomethyl(34) synthesis GTPase MnmE translates to MIPNDSIVALATPSGAGAIAIIRISGQDAIQIGNSVFRSIKNKDLTTQKTHTLHLGHIMDGEKTLDQVLVSIFKGPNSYTGENTIEISCHGSTYIQQQIIQLLLRKGCRMADAGEFTLRAFLNGKLDLSQAEAVADLISSDNEASHQIAMQQMRGGFSNEIAKLREELLNFASLIELELDFAEEDVEFADRTQFHELVNRIEFVLKRLIDSFAVGNVIKNGIPVAIVGEPNVGKSTLLNALLNEERAIVSEIAGTTRDTIEDELVIGGIGFRFIDTAGIRETKDYVESIGIQKTFEKIEQAQVVIYISPLTPKGGTLDNVKLELEKIKNQYPLKPLVVIMNKKDLLSETEIQNIQNQIPNILLISAKNKEGIEDLKNQLLSFVNTGALRNNETIVTNTRHYDSLLKALEEIQKVKFGLETNLSSDLMALDIREALYQFGLITGQVTNDELLGNIFANFCIGK
- a CDS encoding S1/P1 nuclease, encoding MKKQITLLVLAALFITQSSFAWGKKGHALVAEIAFTYLDPSVQAIVTKYLNGRSIQDAANWMDELRDDHSYDYLKPYHYVNFDKGAKVVNHEGDNIIFRLTQTIQELKNYKNLSDEDVKMKICIIFHLVGDLHQPLHVGFGTDKGGNTQQINYNGKGTNLHSFFDSGIINARNISLSDCLALNTYSKHQIKRLGKINTVKWAKESRSYLPTIYDYKSNVIPETYVDTQAPIIKKQLLYAGLRLAAVLNSIFG